In a single window of the Aridibaculum aurantiacum genome:
- a CDS encoding cellulase family glycosylhydrolase yields the protein MRIALLITATVIAVQLNGQSLRVKDTAIVNASGQPVVLRGMGLGGWMLQEPYMLQLGGIAANQQQIRNRIEAVAGETATKTFYNAWLQNHCTKADIDSMAAWGFNSVRLPMHYNLYTLPVEEEPVAGENTWLEQGFQMTDSLLAWCKANRMYLILDLHAAPGGQGNDIAISDRDTLKPSLWQSDLNKQKTVALWKKLAARYAHEEWIGGYDLINEPNWGFENATDKNGCAEQTNAPLRELYLDITKAIRAVDKNHIIFIEGNCWGNNYKGILPLWDDQTVVSFHKYWNYTTDESIKDFLDIRKQYNVPVWMGETGENSNTWFTNAVALFERHNIGWNMWPLKKFGMNNPVQVMPNKGYQEIIDYWRSKGSKPTKEEATAALEQLAEDIKIRNNKINKDVIDAMLRQVRTKENSPFKSHVLNGSLVVYATDFDLGRNGFAYSDKDTGNYWVSTNERTSWNHGGLYRNDGVDITTCSDTLTNGYCVSWIEDGEWMQYTLKNVHAGVYTLQVRAAAKNKAGQMQILVNGLAAGSIAITGKTGWHTSSISNINLPKGTIQLRLLATQGGYDLNYIKLIRNRNSAKAK from the coding sequence ATGCGAATAGCATTATTGATAACAGCTACTGTAATAGCAGTACAGCTGAACGGGCAATCATTGCGTGTAAAAGACACGGCCATAGTTAATGCCAGCGGGCAGCCTGTGGTATTGCGTGGCATGGGTCTCGGAGGATGGATGCTGCAGGAACCTTATATGCTTCAACTGGGAGGTATAGCTGCCAACCAGCAGCAGATAAGGAATAGGATAGAAGCAGTAGCAGGAGAAACGGCAACTAAGACTTTTTATAATGCATGGTTGCAAAATCATTGTACCAAAGCAGACATTGATTCAATGGCTGCCTGGGGTTTTAATTCAGTACGGCTTCCTATGCATTACAACCTGTATACCTTGCCAGTAGAAGAGGAACCGGTAGCTGGGGAAAATACATGGCTAGAACAAGGGTTTCAGATGACTGATAGCCTGCTAGCCTGGTGCAAGGCCAACCGTATGTACCTCATATTAGACCTGCATGCAGCACCTGGTGGCCAGGGAAATGACATTGCCATTTCAGATAGAGATACGCTAAAGCCATCCCTTTGGCAAAGCGATCTGAACAAGCAAAAAACTGTTGCGCTATGGAAAAAGCTAGCGGCCCGCTATGCACATGAAGAATGGATTGGCGGCTACGACCTCATCAACGAACCTAATTGGGGATTTGAAAATGCTACAGATAAAAATGGCTGTGCAGAACAAACCAATGCACCACTGCGTGAACTATACCTTGATATTACCAAAGCCATTCGTGCTGTAGATAAGAACCATATCATCTTTATTGAAGGCAACTGCTGGGGCAATAACTACAAAGGCATCCTTCCTCTATGGGACGATCAGACGGTTGTTAGTTTCCATAAATACTGGAATTATACAACAGATGAGTCTATTAAAGATTTCCTTGACATACGCAAGCAGTACAACGTACCTGTTTGGATGGGTGAAACGGGTGAGAATTCTAATACATGGTTTACTAATGCAGTTGCGCTTTTTGAGCGTCATAACATTGGCTGGAACATGTGGCCATTGAAAAAATTTGGCATGAATAACCCGGTGCAGGTAATGCCAAATAAAGGCTACCAGGAAATAATTGACTACTGGAGAAGTAAGGGCAGTAAGCCTACTAAAGAAGAAGCTACAGCAGCGTTGGAACAACTTGCAGAAGACATCAAGATCAGGAACAATAAGATTAACAAAGATGTAATTGATGCTATGTTAAGACAGGTAAGAACCAAAGAAAACAGTCCGTTCAAATCGCATGTTCTTAATGGTTCACTTGTAGTTTATGCTACTGATTTTGATCTTGGTCGTAATGGTTTTGCTTATTCTGATAAAGACACAGGTAACTACTGGGTTTCTACAAACGAACGCACCAGTTGGAACCACGGTGGCTTGTATAGAAATGATGGTGTAGACATTACAACCTGCAGCGATACCCTTACCAATGGATACTGCGTAAGCTGGATAGAAGATGGGGAGTGGATGCAATACACATTGAAAAATGTACACGCAGGTGTTTATACACTTCAGGTAAGAGCGGCTGCTAAAAACAAAGCAGGGCAGATGCAAATATTGGTGAATGGATTGGCGGCAGGTAGTATAGCTATTACTGGCAAAACTGGCTGGCATACTTCATCCATTAGCAACATCAATCTGCCTAAAGGAACAATTCAATTAAGACTGCTGGCTACACAAGGAGGCTACGATCTTAACTACATAAAGTTGATACGAAACAGAAATTCTGCTAAGGCTAAATAA
- a CDS encoding glycoside hydrolase family 3 C-terminal domain-containing protein → MAKKPRLLLLILLAAFAQVHAQNKIDTSARIDALIKKMTLQEKVNMIHSSSSFTSGGVPRLGIPEMVTSDGPHGVRPEHGRDWELDNNSLDSGTYLPVGVCLAATWNPRLGYEYGKVLGSEANYRGKDVILGPGINIIRTPLNGRNFEYQSEDPYLVSKMVVGYIRGVQDQGISACVKHYAANNQEAKRFTVNVEMSERALREIYLPGFKAAVQIGGANTLMSSYNKFRGQWASQNNYLLNQILKKEWGFKGLVMSDWDAVHSTMQALWNGMDLEMGTDLHMLPNPDYTKFFLGDTVVSLVNAGRFPEYLLDDKVRRILYVMYKTKMIDGTRKKGAYNTKAHQQTAHKVAEEGIVLLKNQNNLLPLNKEKTRTIAVIGLNAQRKQSMGGGSSQVRAFYEVTPLEGLQRNGGNIRINYAQGYNIARDAKADASLIRQAVDAASKADVVVYVGGTTHGYNYSVWKDNAYDAEDTDKPNMLLPFGQDELLQAVLKANPKTVVVLMGGGAVDMQQWINQAPAILQAWYPGLEGGNALAKIIFGDINPSGKLPMTFPKQLEDHGSHKLGEYPGDKDTANVHYMDDIYVGYRYYDTYKVEPQFAFGHGLSYTIFQYSNLKVTGSKGKATVSFTIRNNGKVAGAEVAQVYVSQASSALPRPEKELKGFEKVFLRPGEHKTISISLDEDAFKYFNDVKNAWVMEPGIFRIGVGGSSRDIKLKGEVRL, encoded by the coding sequence ATGGCAAAGAAACCCCGCTTACTATTATTGATTTTATTAGCTGCATTTGCACAAGTGCATGCACAAAATAAAATAGACACATCGGCACGTATAGATGCTCTCATCAAAAAAATGACGTTGCAGGAGAAAGTAAACATGATACATTCTTCATCATCGTTTACATCTGGCGGTGTTCCGCGTTTGGGTATACCAGAAATGGTGACATCAGATGGCCCGCATGGCGTACGCCCAGAGCATGGACGTGATTGGGAACTGGATAATAACTCGCTCGATTCTGGTACATATTTACCAGTAGGCGTTTGTCTTGCCGCCACGTGGAATCCAAGGCTTGGCTATGAGTATGGCAAAGTGCTGGGCAGTGAAGCAAATTATCGTGGTAAAGATGTGATCCTGGGACCGGGCATCAACATCATTCGTACGCCACTCAATGGTCGCAACTTTGAGTACCAGAGTGAAGATCCATACTTAGTTTCTAAAATGGTGGTGGGTTATATACGTGGTGTACAGGATCAGGGCATTTCAGCTTGCGTTAAACATTATGCAGCTAACAACCAGGAGGCCAAACGTTTTACGGTAAATGTAGAGATGAGTGAACGAGCATTGCGTGAAATTTATTTACCTGGATTTAAAGCGGCAGTACAAATAGGCGGAGCAAATACACTAATGTCCAGCTATAATAAATTTCGCGGCCAATGGGCTTCACAAAATAACTACCTCCTCAACCAAATATTGAAGAAGGAGTGGGGTTTTAAAGGGCTTGTGATGAGCGATTGGGATGCAGTGCACAGCACCATGCAGGCTTTATGGAATGGAATGGACCTGGAAATGGGCACGGACCTGCATATGTTGCCAAACCCTGATTACACCAAGTTCTTTTTAGGCGACACGGTAGTAAGTTTAGTGAATGCAGGAAGATTTCCTGAATATCTACTGGATGATAAAGTGCGCAGGATCTTATACGTGATGTATAAAACAAAGATGATTGATGGCACTCGAAAGAAAGGTGCTTACAATACAAAGGCACACCAGCAAACTGCACATAAGGTAGCAGAAGAAGGAATAGTACTCTTGAAAAATCAGAATAACCTGCTTCCATTGAATAAGGAGAAGACACGTACCATCGCTGTCATTGGTTTAAACGCACAGCGTAAGCAATCAATGGGTGGTGGTAGTTCACAGGTGCGTGCATTTTATGAGGTGACGCCATTGGAAGGTCTGCAACGGAATGGTGGTAACATTCGCATCAACTATGCGCAAGGATATAATATAGCCAGGGATGCCAAAGCTGATGCTAGCTTGATTCGCCAGGCTGTAGATGCAGCTTCTAAAGCAGATGTGGTAGTGTATGTAGGTGGCACCACGCATGGCTACAACTATAGTGTTTGGAAAGACAATGCCTACGATGCAGAAGACACAGACAAGCCAAACATGTTGTTGCCTTTTGGCCAGGATGAATTGCTGCAGGCAGTGCTAAAAGCAAATCCTAAAACTGTGGTGGTTTTGATGGGAGGTGGAGCTGTAGATATGCAACAGTGGATAAACCAGGCCCCCGCAATACTCCAGGCATGGTATCCTGGTTTAGAAGGAGGTAATGCATTAGCGAAGATCATTTTTGGTGATATCAACCCATCAGGCAAGTTGCCTATGACTTTCCCTAAGCAACTGGAAGATCATGGCTCGCATAAGCTAGGCGAATATCCAGGTGATAAGGATACTGCCAACGTTCATTACATGGATGATATCTATGTAGGCTACCGCTATTACGATACATATAAGGTAGAGCCACAATTTGCTTTTGGTCATGGCTTATCATACACCATCTTTCAATATAGCAATCTAAAAGTCACAGGCTCTAAAGGAAAAGCTACGGTATCTTTTACAATACGTAACAATGGTAAAGTAGCAGGTGCTGAAGTGGCACAGGTATATGTATCGCAAGCATCATCTGCTTTACCACGCCCCGAAAAAGAATTGAAAGGTTTCGAAAAAGTATTTTTAAGACCAGGCGAGCATAAAACAATATCAATCTCTCTTGATGAGGATGCATTCAAATATTTTAATGATGTGAAGAATGCGTGGGTTATGGAGCCTGGCATTTTTAGAATAGGAGTAGGAGGTTCATCAAGAGATATAAAACTAAAGGGTGAAGTAAGATTATAA